Below is a window of Longimicrobiaceae bacterium DNA.
CACTCCCGTCGATCACGCCTCCCGAACGACTTTCCCGAAAGCAATGACCACCATCGCCGACATCCGTGCCCGCGAGATCCTGGACTCCCGCGGCAACCCCACCGTGGAAGCCGACGTCATCCTGTCGAGCGGGGCGCGGGGGCGCGCGGCGGTGCCCAGCGGCGCCAGCACGGGCGAGCACGAGGCGGTGGAGCTGCGCGACGGCGAGAAAGGGCGCTACCTGGGCAAGGGTGTGCGCCGCGCCGCACAAAACGTGGTCCAGGAGATCTATCCCGCGCTGCTGGG
It encodes the following:
- the eno gene encoding phosphopyruvate hydratase (catalyzes the formation of phosphoenolpyruvate from 2-phospho-D-glycerate in glycolysis) is translated as MTTIADIRAREILDSRGNPTVEADVILSSGARGRAAVPSGASTGEHEAVELRDGEKGRYLGKGVRRAAQNVVQEIYPALLG